DNA sequence from the Marinilongibacter aquaticus genome:
CTGTAGGATTCCGACCTACGTGCTTATCTAATCATGAACTCAAGCCAAACGATCACCGATTTTGGCAGAAGGCAATTAGAAAGTCTGAAATCTTAATGGTGCAGACTTTCTTCCTATATTTGCCTTCTAATTCAATTTTTAAAATATGTCTTGGTTTCAAAGAAAGGCGAAAGGGATTAACACCCCGACAGAATTAAAAAGAGAAACTCCGGATGGTTTGTGGCATCAATGCAGTGAGTGCAAACAGATCATGCATACGCGTGAACACAAGAACAATGCATACACCTGCATTCATTGCAATCACCACGATAAAATTGGTTCCGAAGCGTATTTCAAATTGCTTTTCGACGATCAGCAGTTTACAGAGCTAGACCCAGAAATGCGTTCGGCAGATCCTTTGGAATTTGTGGATACCAAAGCTTATCCCGATCGCATCAAACAAACAGAATTGAAATCGGGTTTGAAAGATGCGTGCCGCACAGCAGAAGGTAAATTATACGGGAGCGACATTACCATTTCGTGTATGGATTTCGGTTTTATTGGCGGATCGATGGGTTCGGTAGTAGGCGAGAAGATTGCAAGAGGAATTCAAAATTCGTTGAATAAGAAAATTCCTTTTCTCATGATTTCGAAATCGGGTGGTGCCCGGATGATGGAGGCGGGATATTCACTGATGCAAATGGCTAAAACCTCGGCAAGATTGGCTCAGTTGGACGAAGCGAAAATCCCCTATATT
Encoded proteins:
- the accD gene encoding acetyl-CoA carboxylase, carboxyltransferase subunit beta, with translation MSWFQRKAKGINTPTELKRETPDGLWHQCSECKQIMHTREHKNNAYTCIHCNHHDKIGSEAYFKLLFDDQQFTELDPEMRSADPLEFVDTKAYPDRIKQTELKSGLKDACRTAEGKLYGSDITISCMDFGFIGGSMGSVVGEKIARGIQNSLNKKIPFLMISKSGGARMMEAGYSLMQMAKTSARLAQLDEAKIPYISLLTDPTTGGVTASFAMLGDFNIAEPGSLIGFAGPRIIKETIGKDLPEGFQTAEFILEKGFLDFIVDRKDLKDKLASLLTMLDKRKK